One region of Rhizophagus irregularis chromosome 20, complete sequence genomic DNA includes:
- a CDS encoding uncharacterized protein (SECRETED:cutsite_SVA-TP; SECRETED:prob_0.6727); SECRETED:SignalP(1-22), with protein sequence MKLSYTLILAINLALFTASSVATPIGNIENGVINKRGNEDEPKIPPPPPGKFPDGPKGVDFDGLKGPKGKDFDGPKGSKGPKGKDFDGPKGSKGPKGKDFDGPKGSKGPKGKDFDGPKGSKGPKGKDFDGPKGSKGPKGKDFDGPKGSKGPKGKDFDGPKGSKGPKGKDFDGPKGSKGPKGKDFDGPKGSKGPKGKDFDGPKGSKGPKGKDFDGPKGEDFDGPKGPGPKDGPKFPPKAK encoded by the coding sequence ATGAAGCTCTCTTACACTCTAATTTTGGCTATAAATTTAGCCCTTTTCACTGCTAGTTCCGTTGCCACACCAATTGGAAACATAGAAAATggtgttattaataaaagaggCAATGAGGATGAACCAAAAATTCCTCCACCTCCTCCTGGTAAATTTCCTGATGGCCCCAAAGGTGTAGATTTTGATGGACTAAAAGGTCCCAAGGGTAAAGATTTCGATGGCCCAAAAGGTTCAAAAGGTCCAAAGGGTAAAGATTTCGATGGTCCAAAAGGTTCAAAAGGTCCAAAGGGTAAAGATTTCGATGGTCCAAAAGGTTCAAAAGGTCCAAAGGGTAAAGATTTCGATGGTCCAAAAGGTTCAAAAGGTCCAAAGGGTAAAGATTTCGATGGTCCAAAAGGTTCAAAAGGTCCAAAGGGTAAAGATTTCGATGGTCCAAAAGGTTCAAAAGGTCCAAAGGGTAAAGATTTCGATGGTCCAAAAGGTTCAAAAGGTCCAAAGGGTAAAGATTTCGATGGTCCAAAAGGTTCAAAAGGTCCAAAGGGTAAAGATTTCGATGGTCCAAAAGGTTCAAAAGGTCCAAAGGGTAAAGATTTCGATGGCCCAAAAGGTTCAAAAGGTCCAAAGGGTAAAGATTTCGATGGTCCAAAAGGCGAAGATTTCGATGGTCCAAAAGGTCCCGGTCCTAAAGATGGACCAAAATTTCCCCCTaaagcaaaataa